One window of the Babesia microti strain RI chromosome IV, complete genome genome contains the following:
- a CDS encoding hypothetical protein (overlaps_old_locusTagID:BBM_III06000) has product MEGGDDFTFPFPINQMGPPTDIFPVQYQENILKIPHPSKYVPLSSHMQSKMAPVAVHSPVYRSKYKIDISSLRRERPRSHPESIDPLIRAVNDISISEWKIRCLAHKQQLRQQNSQQQQASVPKAMSDVELTMDIAEKMGQNAHEEREVFKSNESIESTTSTVNFTNQMSLIPFQKDFLQFEISIPPGILQVIAMLIKVLAKRFPAWRCNDHALASNNINTQNTFEGNCLTLNDNTRINNSACCNSFWSKQNFITFSQELAKHLQLQRYYCHLRNIELMAKGRHKLTQVYIEIAEAITPSIYGESLQSIPPTLGALSLVIDTLALDAHKSSYPSYDAGCYNWTYSDCHKLDVIMKRLDFLVTERSCDGNSAADAKVNLENAEVHDNVFKYLPTYPFQHKCCRYLATNTGELVNNPSYHTLQRYSVCNKCLTVCLCNCPITQEFEIECDMECNPSHFSNFSHVSRSEISDFSDFMYISRSYSHGSCLYDYNTPDEISDHSSLYSSHEVEPNHRNAINKLSRTLSVETSSAVSSNYVSFNSNTLNSSTSRWSKEIDLLKSSEGKVYYGKSSAISHSSASPQLHSTFLRAISNNGQMALIQIINSPYLRILSLICDVLKMPLPNIEIDLFWWRYIEAYFGKLLNNCPGELIKSNDTTLGKFMASIIDVDKLVSELCGSIESTVIDFKMSNPNCIDIFVPGCEHVCRRFEKDKLGPWGFYASAVEYLVILNSLTHDLVFNENTLSFALGINTPINDINDGPGTTGSVSHTHALEQKNYYIYLNGTPSCLASIFRDKNPNHSLTLANCGSDHIDMQHLDDIYESIALEAEEILMNLVDADSLETIEEVNKLQPAYRRGYFNVTVTPSKFVLCLPVHFCGICYPLRRDCIGSKRCFTCSASKEAIEEALRICGSTKHGLEVKHREIIVTFSAKLGKEECIRLINHVEEEFISECIFQACKSVSSNKVAIISPVYKKVTSFTAQSCGGMANAMAEAKKCCKMLHRIYNNVESETLENSDLEITSVTNGALCTADWKNLKQHLGAVFKRFNDRLGRRIRKSYQIKLCDEQYALMFGGELLPLVTDNITNVVALGDAIMEALKTLGKHCCSTVFVNNFDDVSPKMIT; this is encoded by the coding sequence ATGGAGGGCGGAGACGACTTCACCTTCCCCTTTCCCATCAATCAGATGGGACCTCCTACTGACATATTTCCGGTCCAGTACCAAGAAaacatattaaaaattcccCATCCATCAAAATATGTCCCGCTATCTTCTCATATGCAATCAAAAATGGCACCAGTGGCGGTCCACTCACCAGTTTACCGCTCAAAGtacaaaattgacattagTTCTCTCAGAAGAGAAAGGCCAAGGTCTCACCCCGAATCTATTGATCCACTAATTAGGGCTGTAAACgatatttcaatttcagAGTGGAAAATAAGATGCCTGGCACATAAGCAACAACTACGGCAGCAAAATTCGCAACAGCAACAAGCGTCCGTCCCTAAGGCTATGAGTGATGTTGAACTAACTATGGACATTGCGGAGAAGATGGGCCAAAACGCGCATGAGGAGAGGGAAGTTTTCAAGTCGAACGAATCTATCGAATCTACAACTTCTACCGTAAACTTCACAAATCAGATGAGCCTCATACCATTCCAAAAagattttttacaatttgaaatatcaATTCCACCAGGAATACTGCAAGTAATTGCAATGCTTATAAAAGTTTTAGCTAAGAGATTCCCCGCCTGGCGATGCAATGATCATGCTCTCGCCAGCAACAATATAAACACTCAAAACACATTCGAAGGTAATTGCCTAACTTTGAACGATAATACGAGAATCAATAACAGCGCCTGCTGTAATTCTTTTTGGAGcaaacaaaatttcataACATTTAGCCAGGAGTTAGCCAAACACTTGCAATTGCAACGTTACTACTGCCACCTTCGCAACATAGAGCTAATGGCCAAGGGACGCCATAAATTGACCCAGGTTTATATAGAAATTGCTGAAGCCATAACACCCTCAATTTACGGAGAAAGTCTTCAATCTATCCCGCCCACACTCGGTGCCCTATCCCTAGTGATTGACACCCTGGCCCTCGATGCTCATAAGTCCTCATATCCCTCATATGACGCTGGATGTTACAACTGGACTTATAGTGATTGTCATAAACTGGATGTAATTATGAAACGTCTGGATTTCTTAGTAACTGAAAGGAGTTGTGATGGCAACAGTGCTGCGGACGCAAAGGTCAATTTGGAGAATGCGGAAGTGCATGACAACgtattcaaatatttgccTACCTACCCTTTTCAGCACAAATGTTGTAGATACTTGGCTACTAACACAGGTGAACTGGTGAATAATCCATCCTACCATACATTGCAACGATACTCTGTATGCAATAAATGCCTAACCGTGTGCTTATGCAACTGTCCAATTACGCaagaatttgaaattgAGTGTGATATGGAGTGTAATCCATCgcatttttcaaatttttcacATGTTTCCCGATCGGAAATTTCGGATTTTTCGGATTTCATGTACATTTCAAGATCCTATTCCCATGGTTCTTGCCTTTATGATTACAATACTCCAGACGAAATTAGTGACCATTCCAGTTTGTATAGTTCCCATGAAGTTGAACCCAATCATAGAAATGCAATTAACAAGCTCTCCCGAACATTGTCTGTCGAAACCTCCTCTGCTGTATCAAGCAATTACGTGTCTTTCAACAGTAATACACTAAACAGCAGCACTAGCAGGTGGTCCAAAGAGATTGATCTGCTCAAATCCTCCGAAGGAAAAGTGTATTATGGCAAATCTTCCGCAATTTCTCACTCTTCAGCCTCTCCCCAATTACACTCAACATTCCTACGCGCAATAAGTAACAACGGCCAAATGGCGcttatccaaattattaattcgCCCTATTTACGCATTTTAAGCCTAATATGCGATGTGCTTAAAATGCCTCTCCCcaatattgaaattgatttattttggTGGCGCTACATTGAAGCCTACTTTGGAAAACTGCTGAACAATTGTCCCGGAGAATTAATCAAATCAAATGATACAACCCTTGGTAAATTCATGGCTTCGATCATTGACGTAGATAAACTGGTATCCGAATTATGTGGATCTATAGAATCAACAGTTATCGATTTCAAAATGTCAAATCCAAACTGCATAGATATATTCGTGCCTGGATGCGAACACGTTTGTAGGCGGTTTGAAAAAGATAAATTGGGCCCTTGGGGCTTCTATGCCAGTGCAGTGGAATATCTTGTTATCCTTAACTCTCTGACCCATGATCTGGTCTTTAACGAAAATACACTATCTTTCGCCCTCGGCATAAATACGCccataaatgatataaacGATGGGCCAGGTACGACTGGAAGTGTAAGTCATACCCATGCCCTCGAACAAAAAAACTACTACATCTATCTTAATGGAACTCCATCTTGTCTGGCCTCCATCTTTAGAGATAAAAATCCAAACCATAGCCTGACTCTTGCCAACTGCGGATCGGACCACATTGACATGCAACACCTCGATGATATATATGAAAGTATAGCCCTAGAGGCTGAAGAAATCCTGATGAATCTGGTGGATGCAGATTCCTTAGAGACGATTGAAGAAGTTAACAAGCTACAACCTGCATACAGGAGGGGCTACTTCAATGTGACGGTAACACCAAGCAAATTCGTATTATGTCTGCCAGTTCATTTCTGCGGTATTTGCTATCCACTACGGCGTGATTGCATTGGATCAAAGCGTTGCTTTACCTGCTCTGCTTCAAAAGAAGCAATAGAAGAGGCACTTCGTATATGTGGTAGCACCAAACATGGGCTCGAGGTTAAGCATAGAGAAATTATCGTGACATTTAGTGCTAAGCTGGGGAAAGAAGAGTGCATTAGATTGATCAATCATGTAGAGGAAGAATTTATATCAGAGTGCATTTTTCAGGCTTGCAAAAGTGTATCCAGCAACAAAGTGGCTATTATATCACCAGTTTATAAGAAGGTGACTAGTTTCACCGCGCAATCATGCGGTGGCATGGCCAATGCCATGGCTGAGGCCAAAAAATGTTGCAAGATGCTTCACCgcatatataataatgttgAGTCAGAAACCTTAGAGAATTCTGATTTGGAGATTACTAGTGTGACCAATGGTGCGCTGTGTACCGCGGACTGGAAAAACTTGAAACAACATTTGGGTGCTGTGTTCAAGCGATTCAACGACAGATTGGGGAGGAGAATTAGGAAGTCGTACCAAATTAAGCTTTGCGATGAACAATATGCATTAATGTTTGGGGGGGAGTTGTTGCCATTGGTCACTGACAATATCACCAATGTAGTGGCCCTAGGTGATGCGATTATGGAGGCGCTAAAAACACTGGGCAAGCATTGTTGTTCCACTGTTTTTGTcaacaattttgatgatgTATCTCCAAAGATGATAACCTAA
- a CDS encoding hypothetical protein (overlaps_old_locusTagID:BBM_III05995) — protein sequence MSYFIFKNKIHHCLPSWRLFVFSNARIFSTNHTSSDCKRIIVQRLAALELKKHLIARFGIRQLESKILNSDYGRKFLSTIAYFYSYSSHYSKGLPITQFPINDLPNLDHIKAENKEISWLIDQILKPESQDYVPKPHYPSVFLNYTMQWPFQPSELDNFRDITSMYKFPFFKPTVDNIPVKSERFNPHTHDQRIENLRNRTTTGTRNCAIDELYCGDYELPNYFTGKRSDNLSADSYIYSPSETEVIQSDHLLRFDKYRNRR from the coding sequence ATgtcatattttatttttaaaaataaaatacatcaCTGTTTGCCTTCGTGGCGCTTATTTGTTTTTAGTAATGCACGTATTTTTTCTACAAACCACACCAGCAGCGACTGTAAAAGAATAATTGTTCAACGTCTGGCAGCTTTGGAGCTTAAAAAACACCTTATTGCCAGATTTGGCATTAGACAATTGGAATCTAAAATTCTAAACTCTGATTATGGTCGGAAATTCTTATCAACTATCGCATACTTTTACTCCTACTCCAGCCACTATTCTAAGGGATTACCGATAACCCAGTTTCCAATCAATgatttgccaaatttgGATCACATAAAAGCGGAAAATAAGGAAATTTCATGGTTGATAGATCAAATCCTTAAACCAGAGTCACAAGACTACGTTCCAAAGCCACATTACCCCTCAGtgtttctaaattatacaatgcAATGGCCCTTTCAGCCATCAgaattggataattttagGGATATTACTTCCATGTATAAATTTCCATTCTTCAAGCCAACCGTAGATAACATCCCAGTCAAATCTGAACGGTTTAATCCACATACCCACGATCAAcgaattgaaaatttacgCAACCGAACTACAACGGGCACACGTAATTGCGCAATTGATGAGTTATATTGTGGTGACTATGAATTGCCAAACTATTTCACTGGCAAAAGATCAGACAACTTAAGCGCAgatagttatatatatagtcCTAGTGAAACGGAGGTTATCCAGTCGGATCATTTGCTTCGCTTTGACAAGTATAGAAATAGgagataa
- a CDS encoding ubiquitin-protein ligase, putative (HRD3) (overlaps_old_locusTagID:BBM_III05990), whose protein sequence is MFRPRAYSLLLWAAYIIYTDNCLVTANTLNYNTERMNEREKLYEQAMAAKNGHPGLFNGNVKKALSIFDMLIAKNSTDYVAKKCGYQLGEWYIIGVPKFKPWKKTYDHNFDKSIHYLSISAKLGDPRSNYLLSFIYHMISLFELENPLSPHNSNSLKNPNKIVNTCVADTNTGTGGFSNFGGGNSKFFMKKNNKDNKLGLLFNHLQIAAELGDVMALSTIGYRFLCSNTSGTKSDPRNSSNYYKKATKIILSGKDGLTPTYTLEAQLPVAILNDENIHLVPIYGSKSDIESSMDYWQHKAMKGDALAQYELAKLHDDDKQAEQLLAMAADKSHAPALRDLALVYLSRNKVEQAIKLLTKAADLGDADAATILAYILLRGNVRVKKLDTSNPSIQMGIKYLLMACRQNVPDALFLLAEIMSFKGKFGDAKWLYERSGDAGFIQSIWVMAHFHQSRGEYLKNCFDLKLIADSSPSVAKYIHLGFKLLSETNYSGSLMCFLIASYQGSLIGQLNSAYLCKLVRSNKIKLDKINLETLEFYLLLQALMQGSNYALYSIANIFNESDTGKALEIYKKSFLYGDCRSILPLVKQFHRTGETDKAIELLQFYNNKLKRMKINFIGDILKDGGHIFRHYANKFKISFILKLLHMKKKIELIINKS, encoded by the exons ATGTTTAGGCCACGGGCCTACTCGCTACTCCTATGGGCAGCATACATTATATACACGGATAATTGCTTAGTTACAGCAAATACATTAAATTACAACACAGAAAGAATGAATGAACGTGAGAAGCTATATGAACAAGCAATGGCAGCTAAAAATGGACACCCCGGATTATTTAATGGAAATGTCAAAAAGGCTTTGAGCATTTTTGACATGCTAATCGCAAAAAATTCTACTGATTACGTGGCAAAGAAATGCGGATATCAATTGGGTGAGTGGTATATCATAGGTGTCCCTAAATTTAAACCATGGAAAAAGACCTACGATCACAACTTTGATAAATCAATCCACTACTTATCAATATCAGCCAAATTGGGAGACCCCAGGTCTAATTATCTGTTGAGCTTCATTTACCACATGATCTCTTTGTTTGAGCTAGAAAACCCTCTGAGTCCTCACAATTCAAATAGcttaaaaaatccaaataaaattgtcaacACATGTGTTGCAGATACAAATACTGGTACTGGCGGTTTTAGTAATTTTGGGGGGGGTAATTCTAAgttttttatgaaaaaaaataataaagataataaattgggGCTACTGTTCAATCACTTGCAAATTGCGGCTGAGCTCGGTGATGTAATGGCACTATCAACTATCGGATACCGCTTTCTTTGCAGTAATACGTCTGGCACTAAGAGCGATCCCAGAAATTCTTCTAATTACTACAAGAAAGCGACAAAAATCATCCTTTCAGGAAAAGATGGTCTGACACCCACTTATACTCTAGAAGCACAATTGCCAGTAGCCATATtgaatgatgaaaatatccATTTGGTGCCAATTTATGGATCTAAAAGTGATATAGAGTCTAGTATGGATTATTGGCAGCATAAAGCAATGAAGGGAGATGCATTAGCCCAGTATGAATTGGCCAAGCTTCACGATGATGACAAACAAGCTGAACAATTACTGGCTATGGCTGCAGATAAAAGCCATGCTCCTGCATTAAGGGATTTGGCCCTTGTATATCTTTCTAGAAATAAGGTAGAACAGGCAATTAAACTACTTACTAAGGCAGCAGATCTTGGTGATGCTGATGCTGCGACAATTCTTGCTTATATACTGCTAAGGGGTAATGTAAGGGTTAAGAAGTTGGACACTTCCAACCCTAGTATCCAAATGggtattaaatatttgctaATGGCTTGTAGGCAAAATGTCCCAGAtgcattatttttgttggCAGAAATTATGTCATTTAAAG GAAAATTTGGTGATGCTAAATGGTTGTATGAAAGATCAGGAGATGCTGGATTTATACAGTCCATTTGGGTTATGGCTCACTTTCACCAATCTCGCGGTGAATATCTAAAAAACTGTTTTGACTTGAAACTTATCGCAGATTCCTCCCCTTCTGTGGCAAAATACATTCATTTGGGTTTCAAGTTACTTTCTGAAACTAATTATAGCGGGTCATTGATGTGTTTTTTAATCGCATCCTACCAGGGCAGTTTGATTGGTCAGCTAAATTCGGCTTACTTGTGCAAACTAGTCAGATCTAATAAGATAAAACTTGACAAAATCAATTTGGAAACGTTGGAGTTTTATCTACTTCTACAGGCACTAATGCAAGGTTCCAATTATGCACTTTATTCCATTGCGAATATTTTTAACGAAAG CGATACTGGCAAGGCTTtggaaatttacaaaaaatcgTTCTTATACGGCGATTGTCGATCAATACTGCCACTAGTTAAGCAATTTCATCGCACCGGAGAGACTGATAAGGCGATAGAATTGTTGCAGTTCTATAACAACAAATTGAAACGGATGAAAATCAACTTCATTGGGGATATTCTAAAAGATGGTGGGCATATATTTCGCCACTATGCTAACAAGTTTAAGATATCTTTTATTCTCAAGTTACTGCATATGAAGAAGAAAATCgaattgataataaataaatcgTAG